Proteins encoded within one genomic window of Candidatus Angelobacter sp.:
- a CDS encoding lipid-A-disaccharide synthase N-terminal domain-containing protein: MDSLANLLWHNGNFLGIEWNAWKAIGWLGNATFFSRFFVQWYATERKKQVVVPTAFWWLSLAGSFFLLCYALFYKRDSVFIFAYAFTWIPYIRNLIIHRRHKEAHLNCPACGVDSPPSANYCAKCGTKLIT; the protein is encoded by the coding sequence ATGGACTCTTTGGCGAACCTGCTCTGGCACAATGGAAACTTTCTCGGAATCGAATGGAACGCATGGAAAGCCATCGGCTGGCTCGGCAATGCGACGTTCTTCTCCCGCTTCTTCGTCCAGTGGTATGCGACCGAAAGAAAGAAGCAGGTCGTGGTGCCGACGGCGTTCTGGTGGTTGAGTCTGGCCGGCTCGTTCTTCCTCCTTTGTTACGCCCTCTTTTACAAGCGAGACTCGGTGTTCATTTTTGCCTACGCCTTCACCTGGATTCCCTACATTCGTAATCTCATCATCCACCGGCGGCATAAAGAGGCGCATTTGAACTGTCCCGCGTGCGGAGTGGATTCCCCGCCGTCGGCTAACTACTGCGCGAAGTGCGGGACAAAGCTGATCACGTAG